Genomic window (Dictyoglomus sp. NZ13-RE01):
ATTTCCTTTTATGGCAAATTGCATATACAGAGCTTTGGTTTACAAGTAAATATTGGCCTGATTTTAATGAAGAAGATTTAAGACAGGCTTGTTATGAATATATGAATAGAAAAAGACGTTTTGGGGGTTTATAGTGCTACAAAGAATTATTACTGGACTTTGGGGAGTTCCGCTAATATTGTGGAGTATTTATTTAGGTGACCAAATTTTTTTTATATTGATTTTTGTTATATCTGGATTTGGGCTTTGGGAATTTTACTCTTTGTTAGAAAAATACAATTATAATCCCCTTAAATTAGAAGGAATTATTTTTGGATTAATCTATTTGGCTTTTATCTATCTTGGATCAAGAAGAGCAATAACTATTGCCTTACCTGTTTTGATAGTAGTTTTGCTTATTTATGAGCTTTTTCAAAAAAAGAGGAGAATAGACGATATAGCTCTAACATTTTTAGGGTTTTTTTATATTCCTTTTCTTTTGAGTTATTTTCTGATTCTTAGAAATATTCCTCATGGAGATAAAATTTGTTATTTTACCTTTATATTAATCTGGGTATCTGACTCCTTTGCCTATTTTACAGGTAAAGCTTTAGGAAGACATCCATTAGCTCCTTCTATTAGTCCAAAAAAAACTATTGAGGGAACTATTGGTGGTATAATTTTCTCCGCTCTTGCTTCTTTATTGTTTTCCCATTTGTATTCATGGCATCCATTCCCAACCTTTATTACAGGTTTGGCTGTTGGAATTATGGGACAATTAGGTGATTTAGTAGAGTCAATGCTTAAGAGAGAAATAGGTGTAAAAGACTCATCTTCTTTGCTTCCTGGACATGGAGGAATTTTAGATAGATTTGATAGTTTAATTTTTGCAGGACCAACAGTTTATTATTTCTTGAATCTTCTAAGAATTATTTAATATGAAGAGGGTAATAATATTTGGAGCCACAGGCTCTATAGGATTACAAACCTTAGAAGTTATAAGAGAAAATCCAGATGAGTTTGAAATAGTAGGATTAGCGGTAAGAGAGAATGTAAAATTACTTAGTAGGTTAGCAGAAGAATTCAAGCCAAAATATTTAGCTATATATAGCCAAAAAGAAGATTTTCCTCTACTATCTTATAATCCTCAGATTTACACAGGGAAAGAGGGACTTGAGACTTTAGCAAGTGTACCTGCGGATCTAATAGTAATGGCAATATCTGGAATAAGTGCTATCTATCCTACAAAAGTTGCAATTCAATTGGGAAGAAAAGTTGCAATGGCAACTAAGGAGGTTATAGTCACTGCGGGTAAATTTATAAAAAACTGGCTTACAAACTCTAAGGCGGAGATAATTCCTGTGGATAGTGAGCATAGTGCTATTTTTCAACTATTACAAGGAAGGGGAGATATTGAAAGAATAATTCTTACAGCATCAGG
Coding sequences:
- a CDS encoding phosphatidate cytidylyltransferase, with product MLQRIITGLWGVPLILWSIYLGDQIFFILIFVISGFGLWEFYSLLEKYNYNPLKLEGIIFGLIYLAFIYLGSRRAITIALPVLIVVLLIYELFQKKRRIDDIALTFLGFFYIPFLLSYFLILRNIPHGDKICYFTFILIWVSDSFAYFTGKALGRHPLAPSISPKKTIEGTIGGIIFSALASLLFSHLYSWHPFPTFITGLAVGIMGQLGDLVESMLKREIGVKDSSSLLPGHGGILDRFDSLIFAGPTVYYFLNLLRII